From the Methanobrevibacter sp. genome, one window contains:
- a CDS encoding ABC transporter permease, with product MLNKNQLLKFLSYKLIRFVLLMILVAIFSFVLLDLSPIDPVNAYLNQAAVSESQRAILYEYFGTGVPLHIKIFHWLSDLFHGNLGISLIYRAPVINIIFEKSSASIVLMALSWLFSGIIGFFLGVVAGKNKGSWIDKAVKVYCYTIQSAPSFWVGMLVLMVFAVYLGWFPIGFGVPIGVNSSDATFLEWASRLVLPTLTLSLVGLAPIAMYTRNELIQVLSSDFVLFAKSRGESGWDLIKNHGIRNILLPAITLQFLSFSELFGGAVLVEQVFSYPGIGQTAVAAGLQSDVPLLLGIVLFSAIFVFAGNLLADLSYYLIDPRIKENEIND from the coding sequence ATTTTGAATAAAAATCAATTATTAAAATTTTTAAGTTATAAATTAATACGTTTTGTGCTGTTGATGATACTGGTTGCAATATTCAGTTTCGTATTATTAGATTTGTCTCCTATTGACCCTGTGAATGCTTATCTAAATCAAGCAGCCGTATCCGAGTCACAAAGAGCAATACTTTATGAATATTTTGGTACGGGTGTCCCTTTACATATTAAGATATTTCATTGGTTATCCGATTTGTTTCATGGTAATTTGGGGATTTCTTTAATATATCGTGCCCCAGTTATAAATATTATATTTGAAAAATCTTCTGCATCTATTGTATTGATGGCATTATCATGGTTATTCAGTGGAATTATTGGGTTCTTTTTGGGTGTTGTTGCTGGAAAAAATAAGGGGTCATGGATTGATAAAGCAGTTAAAGTTTATTGTTATACAATTCAATCTGCACCATCATTTTGGGTAGGTATGTTAGTTTTAATGGTATTTGCTGTGTATCTGGGATGGTTCCCAATAGGTTTTGGAGTTCCAATTGGTGTTAACAGCAGCGATGCTACATTTTTAGAATGGGCTTCAAGATTAGTACTTCCAACTCTAACATTAAGCCTTGTTGGTTTAGCGCCAATTGCAATGTATACTCGTAATGAGTTAATTCAGGTTTTATCATCTGATTTTGTATTATTTGCAAAATCTAGAGGTGAAAGCGGTTGGGATTTAATAAAAAATCATGGAATAAGAAATATATTATTGCCTGCCATAACTTTACAGTTTTTATCATTTAGTGAGTTATTTGGAGGGGCTGTTCTAGTCGAACAAGTATTTTCTTATCCAGGTATTGGTCAAACGGCAGTAGCAGCAGGTCTTCAAAGTGATGTTCCACTATTGCTGGGTATTGTATTATTCAGTGCAATATTTGTATTTGCAGGTAACTTACTTGCTGATCTTTCATATTATTTAATTGATCCAAGAATTAAGGAGAATGAAATCAATGATTAA
- a CDS encoding ABC transporter ATP-binding protein, with translation MEKLLDVEHVSISFIQYTKGLNQRNLQIITDLTLDVSEGEILAVLGSSGSGKSLLAHAILGILPENASLNGKIKYKGKELSQKDKEEIRGKDIALIPQSVNFLNPLMKISSQAIGNTKSDEEKKAKKIEQRKIFEHYNLGPEVDDMYPFQLSGGMARRVLISTALLSNPKLVVADEPTPGLDENTVKETLNHFKHMKEAGVGVLLITHDIHAALEIADRIGIFYSGYVIEIAEKKDFSGDGENLLHPYTKSLYKALPANGFNLTKGHQPLHGEILKGCPYYDRCEIRMDICGEKRPELIDFENKKVRCFKYEDG, from the coding sequence ATGGAAAAATTATTAGATGTAGAACATGTTTCAATATCATTTATCCAATATACCAAAGGTTTAAATCAGCGAAATTTACAAATTATCACTGATTTAACTTTAGATGTATCTGAAGGAGAAATATTGGCAGTATTAGGTTCTAGTGGCTCTGGAAAAAGTTTACTCGCACATGCAATTTTAGGAATACTTCCAGAAAATGCAAGCTTAAATGGGAAAATCAAATACAAAGGTAAAGAATTATCACAAAAAGATAAAGAAGAAATTCGCGGAAAAGACATAGCCCTCATTCCGCAATCAGTGAATTTCTTAAATCCTTTAATGAAAATTTCCAGTCAAGCAATTGGGAATACTAAAAGTGATGAAGAAAAGAAAGCTAAAAAAATCGAACAGAGAAAAATCTTCGAACATTATAATCTTGGTCCTGAAGTAGATGATATGTATCCGTTCCAACTTTCTGGAGGAATGGCTAGAAGAGTACTTATATCAACAGCATTACTTTCTAATCCAAAATTAGTTGTAGCAGATGAACCTACACCAGGTCTTGATGAAAATACTGTAAAAGAAACATTAAATCACTTCAAACACATGAAAGAAGCTGGAGTTGGAGTGCTTTTAATTACTCATGACATCCATGCGGCATTAGAAATAGCAGATAGAATTGGAATATTTTATTCCGGATATGTAATTGAAATCGCAGAAAAAAAAGACTTTTCTGGAGATGGAGAAAACCTCTTACATCCCTATACAAAATCATTATACAAAGCCCTGCCAGCTAATGGATTTAACCTAACAAAAGGACATCAACCATTACATGGAGAAATCCTCAAAGGTTGCCCGTATTATGATAGATGTGAAATACGCATGGACATATGTGGAGAAAAACGCCCTGAATTAATCGATTTTGAAAATAAAAAAGTCAGATGTTTTAAATATGAGGATGGCTAG
- a CDS encoding ABC transporter ATP-binding protein produces the protein MELKGNNISFKYPFTNKYILKDVDICIDNTKITALVGDSGSGKSTLCKILSGYENNFEGTVTLDSKELPKKEFCPVQLIFQHPEKVMNPKWKMNNILEESWMPDDELLKEFGIQKSWFNRFPQELSGGELQRFSVLRALNPKTQFLIADEMTTMLDAITQVQILTSVIDIVKKRKMGMLIVSHDKPLVETICDEVIYLKDINGV, from the coding sequence ATGGAACTAAAAGGAAACAATATTTCATTTAAATACCCTTTCACAAACAAATACATCTTAAAAGATGTTGACATATGCATAGATAACACTAAAATCACTGCATTAGTTGGAGATAGCGGTAGTGGAAAATCAACATTGTGTAAAATTTTATCAGGATATGAAAATAACTTTGAAGGTACAGTAACATTAGATAGTAAAGAATTGCCTAAAAAGGAATTTTGCCCAGTACAATTAATTTTTCAGCACCCTGAGAAAGTAATGAACCCAAAATGGAAAATGAATAATATTTTAGAAGAATCTTGGATGCCTGATGATGAATTGCTAAAAGAATTCGGTATTCAAAAATCTTGGTTTAATAGATTTCCACAGGAACTTTCAGGAGGAGAGCTTCAAAGGTTTTCTGTTCTAAGAGCGTTAAACCCAAAAACACAATTTTTAATAGCTGATGAAATGACAACCATGCTTGATGCCATAACACAAGTACAAATCCTAACTTCAGTTATTGATATTGTTAAAAAAAGAAAAATGGGAATGTTGATTGTAAGTCACGATAAACCACTAGTGGAAACCATTTGTGATGAAGTAATCTATTTAAAAGACATTAATGGTGTTTAA
- a CDS encoding ABC transporter ATP-binding protein, with protein sequence MEKLLEVNNLSISFTQYVRGLNRHDSKVISDLSIDVNKNEIVAILGSSGSGKSLLAHSILGILPYNSNVSGEIIYKGQLLNQELKEKIRGSEICLIPQSVNFLDPLMKVSKQAIGECKDKDEYEEKKIIQREIFSRYGLDESVDNLYPFELSGGMARKVLLSTALIDNPDLLIADEPTPGLDAKSVKETIEDIKNLKQEGKGVLLITHEIDVALKTADKIAIFYSGYVIEINKVENFQNADNVLHPYTKALINSLPKNGFKLTEGVQPLDEVPGCPYWENCPIRLDKCENNVPELVEHNGIMIRCFNCEEGNDGT encoded by the coding sequence ATGGAAAAATTATTAGAAGTGAATAATTTATCAATATCTTTTACGCAATATGTACGGGGATTGAATAGGCATGATTCAAAAGTAATATCTGATTTGTCAATAGATGTTAATAAAAATGAAATTGTTGCCATATTAGGTTCTAGCGGTTCAGGTAAAAGTCTTTTAGCCCATTCAATCTTAGGTATTTTACCTTATAACTCAAATGTAAGTGGGGAAATTATATACAAAGGACAACTTTTAAATCAGGAATTGAAAGAAAAGATAAGAGGTAGTGAAATTTGCCTAATTCCACAATCCGTTAATTTCTTAGATCCCCTCATGAAAGTATCCAAGCAAGCAATTGGCGAGTGTAAAGATAAAGATGAATATGAAGAGAAAAAAATAATACAAAGAGAAATCTTCAGCAGATATGGGTTAGACGAAAGTGTGGATAACTTATATCCTTTTGAATTATCAGGAGGAATGGCCAGAAAAGTATTGTTATCTACAGCATTAATTGATAATCCTGATTTATTAATTGCTGATGAGCCAACCCCCGGTCTTGATGCAAAAAGTGTTAAAGAGACCATTGAAGATATCAAAAATTTAAAGCAGGAAGGAAAAGGAGTATTGCTGATTACTCACGAAATAGACGTGGCATTAAAAACCGCAGATAAAATTGCAATATTCTATTCAGGGTATGTTATTGAAATAAATAAAGTGGAAAACTTCCAAAATGCAGATAATGTATTGCATCCATATACTAAAGCTTTAATTAATTCACTACCTAAAAACGGTTTCAAATTAACTGAAGGAGTTCAACCATTAGATGAAGTTCCGGGATGCCCATATTGGGAAAACTGTCCAATAAGGTTAGATAAATGTGAAAACAATGTACCTGAATTGGTTGAACATAACGGAATCATGATTAGATGTTTTAACTGTGAGGAGGGAAATGATGGAACTTAA
- a CDS encoding ABC transporter permease — protein sequence MIKINNKKLAKFFGYKIIRLVILLIVIASISFIMIQLSPIDPVRAYLGQRIVSQEQLAIMGNYWGTNLSLGERVMGWLQTLASGSMGFSLIYRVPVTEVIMQKFTASVVLMAVSWVISGIVGFGLGVLAGAKEGTIIDKAIKTYCYILQSTPTFWIGLVLLMVFSVYLGWFPIGLSVPIGQLSDTVTFWQWLYRLILPAFTLSIVGIASLTMYTRDKLISIKKSDYFLFAQARGESFWGIIKNHGIRNILLPAITIQFLSFNELFGGTVLVEQVFAYPGIGQATVAAGLRSDVPLLLGIVLISTVFVFVGNFIADIIYEYVDPRIRGEDDE from the coding sequence ATGATTAAAATTAACAACAAAAAATTAGCTAAATTTTTTGGATACAAAATTATTAGATTAGTAATTTTATTAATTGTTATTGCCTCAATAAGTTTTATAATGATACAGTTATCTCCGATTGATCCAGTTAGAGCATATCTTGGCCAAAGAATTGTTAGTCAAGAACAACTTGCCATTATGGGAAATTATTGGGGAACAAATTTGTCTTTAGGTGAAAGAGTAATGGGCTGGCTTCAGACATTAGCTTCCGGAAGTATGGGTTTCTCATTAATTTATAGGGTACCTGTAACTGAAGTGATTATGCAAAAATTCACCGCTTCAGTTGTGCTCATGGCAGTTTCATGGGTAATATCCGGAATCGTAGGTTTCGGATTAGGAGTACTTGCAGGTGCAAAAGAAGGCACCATAATCGATAAAGCAATTAAAACTTATTGTTACATATTACAGTCCACACCAACATTTTGGATAGGGCTCGTCCTTTTAATGGTCTTTTCAGTATATTTAGGCTGGTTCCCTATAGGGCTTTCAGTTCCTATCGGACAATTATCCGACACAGTTACATTTTGGCAATGGCTATACAGATTAATACTGCCTGCATTTACATTAAGTATTGTGGGAATTGCTTCTTTAACCATGTATACACGGGATAAGCTTATAAGTATTAAGAAAAGTGATTATTTCTTATTTGCACAAGCCAGAGGTGAAAGCTTTTGGGGAATAATTAAAAATCATGGAATAAGAAATATTTTACTCCCTGCAATTACAATTCAATTCCTCTCATTTAATGAATTATTTGGAGGAACCGTTCTTGTTGAACAAGTATTCGCATACCCCGGCATTGGTCAGGCAACAGTAGCTGCTGGATTGAGATCTGATGTCCCATTACTACTTGGAATAGTTCTCATCAGTACTGTATTCGTATTTGTAGGAAATTTTATTGCTGATATAATTTATGAATATGTCGATCCAAGAATAAGAGGTGAAGATGATGAATAG
- a CDS encoding ABC transporter substrate-binding protein: MDNKTKMIMAGVAVVAIVLIGAFAFMGGSNDDDPAHLRVAMHSNIAEPKAGFNPLTGWGCGHQNYNPLVQSCLFKTDVNGSIVPDLATGYSISGDGKTWAVDVREDVKFSDNSTFDAEDVAFTFNTAKKTESELDLTNIENVTAINKTRVEFNLVEPRSTFIYDLRYVGIVPSDSYDNSTYGGNPIGTGPYVLDHWDKGQQAIFKINDNYYGHKPYFTQITLLFPEESTWLELTKSGEVDVAPVATSALNQTVDGYKFVEKSAGRAQGVSLPYLNDTGIVYNGTMKVGNNVTADKSIREALNVGINRQVICDDVFAGHATPEYTGVDTRDFANPDAKVADNDVEKAKQILKDGGWVDTDGDGIVEKDGVKASFSLYYPPDYLDRQSVSTVFAEQAKQLGIEVKLVGADWDTIYQNLYSSAALMQQTSPDPYKSVYQQYHSKEMDGFYMNPNLYNNSASDKLMDDAMHANDFNQANSLWSQSALVNGGGWGPAGDAPWVWIVNYDYNYFIKDGIDIGNQPDGLGNDVLINICEWTRTNSTA, encoded by the coding sequence ATGGATAATAAAACAAAAATGATTATGGCTGGTGTAGCTGTAGTGGCTATTGTTTTAATTGGTGCATTTGCATTTATGGGCGGTTCTAATGATGATGATCCTGCACATTTGAGAGTGGCTATGCACAGTAACATTGCTGAACCAAAAGCAGGTTTCAATCCGCTCACTGGTTGGGGATGTGGTCATCAGAATTATAATCCTTTGGTGCAAAGTTGTTTGTTTAAAACCGATGTAAATGGTTCAATTGTTCCTGATCTCGCAACTGGTTATTCAATTAGTGGCGATGGTAAAACTTGGGCCGTGGATGTAAGAGAGGATGTTAAATTTTCAGACAATTCTACTTTTGATGCAGAAGATGTAGCATTTACATTTAACACTGCTAAAAAAACAGAATCTGAGTTAGATTTAACTAATATTGAAAATGTTACAGCAATTAATAAAACTCGCGTTGAATTTAATTTAGTTGAACCAAGATCAACCTTTATTTATGATTTAAGATATGTAGGTATTGTACCATCTGACTCATATGATAATTCAACATATGGTGGAAATCCAATTGGTACCGGACCATATGTATTGGACCATTGGGATAAAGGCCAACAGGCTATATTTAAAATCAATGATAATTATTATGGTCATAAACCATACTTTACTCAAATCACACTATTATTCCCTGAAGAATCAACTTGGTTGGAATTAACTAAATCTGGTGAAGTGGATGTAGCACCTGTTGCAACTTCTGCATTAAACCAAACTGTTGATGGATACAAATTTGTTGAAAAATCAGCAGGCAGGGCACAAGGAGTATCTTTACCTTATCTTAATGATACTGGAATTGTTTATAATGGTACTATGAAAGTTGGTAACAATGTCACTGCTGATAAATCAATTAGAGAAGCATTAAATGTAGGTATTAATCGTCAAGTTATCTGTGATGATGTATTTGCAGGTCATGCTACTCCAGAATATACGGGTGTTGATACAAGAGATTTCGCTAATCCTGATGCTAAAGTAGCTGACAATGATGTTGAAAAAGCAAAACAAATCTTAAAAGATGGTGGTTGGGTTGACACTGATGGTGATGGAATTGTAGAAAAAGATGGTGTAAAAGCATCATTTAGTCTATATTATCCACCAGATTATCTTGATAGGCAATCAGTCTCAACTGTGTTTGCAGAACAAGCAAAACAATTGGGTATTGAAGTAAAACTTGTAGGTGCTGATTGGGATACAATTTATCAAAATTTATATAGTTCAGCAGCATTAATGCAACAAACTTCTCCTGATCCATATAAATCAGTTTATCAACAATACCATAGTAAAGAAATGGACGGATTTTATATGAATCCGAACTTATACAACAATTCTGCATCTGATAAATTAATGGATGATGCTATGCATGCTAATGATTTTAATCAAGCTAATTCATTGTGGTCACAATCTGCTCTTGTAAATGGTGGAGGTTGGGGACCTGCTGGAGATGCTCCATGGGTATGGATTGTAAACTATGATTATAATTATTTCATTAAAGATGGTATTGATATAGGTAACCAACCTGACGGCTTAGGAAATGATGTTTTAATTAATATTTGCGAGTGGACAAGAACTAATTCTACCGCTTAA
- a CDS encoding 4Fe-4S double cluster binding domain-containing protein, producing the protein MNLSFELEKYLIKNGAKGVGFADITPFTPKKGLNNGVVFYINYPKEIMKNMQNAPTPEYQKGLISLNIMLDSIGMKCEEYLMNRGYKAYAQTRKRLGHNFGEFNSFELPHKTIATRAGLGWIGKSALLTTNKYGSALRLSSVLTNAPLDIGTPILKSKCGTCMECKKACFGGAISGKEWSYKLKRNEFYDYKKCEEYALKISKENLGKSDTICGKCIFACPHTQKYIKL; encoded by the coding sequence ATGAATTTATCTTTTGAACTAGAAAAATACCTGATAAAAAATGGTGCAAAAGGAGTAGGATTTGCAGATATAACTCCATTTACTCCAAAAAAAGGATTAAATAACGGCGTTGTTTTTTATATTAATTATCCTAAAGAAATCATGAAAAATATGCAAAATGCACCTACACCCGAATATCAAAAGGGATTAATAAGTTTAAATATAATGTTAGACTCAATAGGAATGAAATGTGAAGAATATTTGATGAATAGAGGATATAAAGCATATGCTCAAACAAGAAAAAGACTAGGGCATAATTTTGGCGAATTTAACTCCTTTGAATTACCGCATAAAACAATAGCAACACGGGCAGGATTAGGTTGGATTGGCAAATCAGCATTGCTTACAACAAACAAATACGGGTCAGCATTAAGATTATCATCAGTTTTAACAAATGCCCCATTAGATATTGGAACCCCAATACTAAAATCAAAATGTGGAACTTGTATGGAATGCAAAAAAGCTTGTTTTGGAGGTGCAATAAGCGGAAAAGAATGGAGTTATAAATTAAAAAGAAATGAATTTTATGATTATAAAAAATGTGAAGAATATGCTCTTAAAATATCGAAAGAAAATTTAGGAAAATCTGATACAATATGCGGGAAATGCATTTTTGCATGCCCACATACTCAAAAATATATAAAATTATAA
- a CDS encoding ABC transporter ATP-binding protein produces MELKANNISFSYSKKKQILKDISLSLNSNQIIGLMGDSGTGKSTLCKIMSGYLSNYSGEITLDGEKIQGKNFNPVQLIFQHPEKTMNPKWKMEKVLNESWIPSQELKDTFGLKDTWLKRWPNELSGGELQRFSILRALNPKTKFIIADEISTMLDAVTQVQIWEALISHCKSNNIGILAVSHDKELLDVICDDILKFDEINNL; encoded by the coding sequence ATGGAACTTAAAGCAAATAATATTTCATTTTCATATTCTAAGAAAAAACAGATATTAAAAGACATTTCATTATCTTTAAACAGCAATCAGATTATCGGTCTGATGGGAGATAGCGGAACCGGCAAAAGTACATTATGCAAAATAATGTCAGGATACCTTTCCAATTATTCGGGAGAAATAACCCTTGATGGTGAAAAAATTCAGGGAAAAAATTTCAATCCTGTTCAGTTAATCTTCCAGCATCCGGAAAAGACAATGAATCCGAAATGGAAAATGGAAAAAGTATTAAATGAATCATGGATTCCTTCACAGGAGTTAAAGGATACTTTTGGTCTTAAAGACACCTGGTTAAAACGATGGCCCAACGAGCTTTCCGGTGGGGAATTGCAGCGTTTTAGTATATTGAGAGCACTTAATCCAAAAACAAAATTTATCATCGCTGATGAAATAAGCACCATGCTTGATGCCGTAACACAGGTGCAAATATGGGAAGCCCTCATCAGCCATTGCAAATCCAACAACATTGGAATATTGGCTGTTAGCCATGATAAAGAGCTGCTTGATGTTATCTGTGATGACATTTTGAAATTTGACGAAATAAACAATCTTTAA
- a CDS encoding GNAT family N-acetyltransferase, protein MNVTIEKLSNNPNQIKMVQKFLFRMIKKEFGYGYVPEWHQDIMKLDEYYISPEKNNFFVAYLETGEIIATIGIRAYDKDFPEFMHLYSKDTTSSIWRLFVDERYRRCGLASKMFAIAEDFANEVGYDDIYLHTHRTLKGAMEFWTKMGFVVSLNSDDGLETVHMDKKIQRLKINKLADSFSYAVEL, encoded by the coding sequence ATGAATGTTACAATTGAAAAATTAAGCAATAATCCAAATCAAATTAAAATGGTTCAAAAGTTTCTATTTCGTATGATAAAAAAAGAATTTGGTTATGGTTATGTTCCAGAATGGCATCAAGATATAATGAAACTGGATGAATATTATATTTCTCCCGAAAAAAATAACTTTTTTGTTGCATATCTGGAAACCGGTGAAATTATTGCAACAATTGGGATAAGGGCATATGATAAAGATTTTCCAGAATTTATGCATTTGTACTCAAAAGACACAACTTCCAGTATATGGAGGCTATTTGTTGATGAACGATACAGACGTTGCGGTTTAGCTTCTAAAATGTTTGCTATTGCTGAAGATTTTGCTAATGAAGTGGGTTATGATGATATTTATTTGCATACTCATAGAACTTTGAAAGGGGCTATGGAATTTTGGACAAAAATGGGATTTGTTGTTTCGTTAAATTCAGATGATGGACTTGAAACTGTCCATATGGACAAAAAAATACAAAGATTAAAAATTAATAAATTGGCAGATAGTTTTTCTTATGCAGTTGAATTATAA
- a CDS encoding ABC transporter permease, which translates to MMNRTPWYNKELFGSLNLRQKTILTIALTGLVLAIIFISGYMIDPNLPTNFAIRMQPPSFEHLFGTDWMGRDMFIRTVKGLSLSIMIGIGASIISSIIATLLAFLASMNSKCDEFVSWLIDLFASVPHILLIMMISIALGKGAFGVIVAVAFSHWINLTRVLRAEVLQINTSEYVALSKNFGKSKLWIAKEHIFPLVLSQIFVGTLLVFPHAIMHESSITFLGFGLSPHEPAIGIILSESMTYLAIGAWWLAFFPGISLLIVVLLFDIIGDNLKRLLDPSEANK; encoded by the coding sequence ATGATGAATAGAACTCCCTGGTATAATAAGGAACTGTTTGGTTCCCTAAATCTAAGGCAAAAAACAATATTAACCATAGCACTCACAGGATTAGTTTTAGCAATCATTTTTATTAGTGGATATATGATTGATCCTAATCTGCCCACTAATTTCGCTATAAGAATGCAGCCTCCTTCCTTTGAACATCTTTTCGGTACTGACTGGATGGGCAGAGACATGTTCATTAGAACAGTGAAAGGTTTAAGCTTAAGTATTATGATTGGAATAGGTGCTTCAATAATTTCCAGCATTATTGCCACATTACTGGCGTTTCTTGCAAGTATGAACAGCAAATGTGATGAATTTGTATCCTGGTTAATTGATTTATTCGCATCAGTGCCTCACATACTATTGATTATGATGATATCCATTGCATTAGGAAAAGGTGCATTTGGTGTGATAGTGGCAGTGGCATTTTCACATTGGATTAATTTAACAAGAGTGCTTAGAGCCGAAGTGCTGCAAATCAATACCTCCGAATATGTTGCTTTATCTAAAAACTTTGGAAAAAGCAAATTATGGATTGCAAAAGAACACATTTTCCCTTTAGTACTATCCCAGATATTTGTGGGAACATTACTGGTATTCCCTCATGCAATCATGCACGAATCAAGTATTACATTCCTTGGATTTGGTCTGTCACCACACGAACCTGCAATTGGTATAATTTTATCAGAATCGATGACATACCTTGCAATAGGCGCATGGTGGCTAGCATTCTTCCCAGGTATATCATTATTAATAGTAGTGTTATTGTTTGATATTATTGGAGATAATTTAAAACGGTTGCTCGACCCTTCAGAAGCAAATAAATAG
- a CDS encoding ABC transporter substrate-binding protein, whose amino-acid sequence MEKKYIIYAVVAVIAIAGIAVVALNGGNTERAENELVTCVAAHGEEPEYGFDPMHGWGYHDSGTEPLIQSTLLKRDKDNNFVNDLATDYEISSDLKTYTVTIRDDVNFTDGSKLTADDVVFSYTKAKELGEGADLGSMKEVKSDGNKVIFTLDKKDSTFINKLTDVGIVPEASYNEESYGQNPIGSGPYKLAQWDKGQQYILEKNHDYYGKEPYFEKITNLFLDQDAAFAAVKNGDVDIAEVPVAYANETVDGYHLEYFDSVDVRGISLPTQMDEGKLSPNNVSIGNNVTGDPAIRQALSVGINREQVFEGSLNGFGNVSYNGVANQLAWASEPTFKDGNIEEAKSILSAAGWKDTDGDGIVEKDGQKASFNIHYSSAKERQAIAVAVAEQAKEFGIEIIPQGGSWDDIERNAYSQGVVWGFGSADPYAIAHQYDSRLAGMGYDNPEYLNDSAVDSLVDKALELDLNSSYSTWSQASQQANTNNPYLWIGTMTYTYFVSDSLNISNSTQLIFPHGGDIWGNIYDWNRINETAEA is encoded by the coding sequence ATGGAAAAAAAATATATTATCTATGCAGTTGTAGCTGTTATTGCAATAGCGGGCATAGCTGTAGTTGCTTTAAATGGGGGAAACACAGAACGTGCTGAAAATGAATTAGTAACATGTGTTGCAGCTCACGGTGAAGAACCAGAATACGGTTTTGATCCGATGCACGGTTGGGGATACCACGACTCTGGAACAGAACCACTCATACAAAGTACACTTCTTAAAAGAGACAAAGACAACAATTTTGTAAATGATTTGGCTACCGACTATGAGATTTCAAGTGATTTGAAAACATACACCGTAACTATACGTGACGATGTAAATTTTACTGATGGTTCCAAATTAACCGCAGACGATGTAGTATTCTCATACACTAAAGCAAAAGAATTAGGCGAAGGTGCTGATTTAGGTTCCATGAAAGAAGTTAAATCTGATGGGAATAAAGTAATATTTACACTTGACAAAAAAGATTCAACATTTATTAACAAATTAACTGATGTTGGAATCGTACCAGAAGCTAGCTATAATGAAGAGTCATACGGACAAAACCCTATTGGATCTGGACCTTATAAATTGGCTCAATGGGATAAAGGACAACAATACATCTTAGAGAAAAATCATGACTACTATGGAAAAGAACCATACTTCGAAAAAATAACTAACCTTTTCCTTGATCAAGATGCAGCATTTGCGGCAGTTAAAAATGGAGATGTAGATATTGCAGAAGTGCCGGTTGCATACGCAAATGAAACAGTAGACGGATACCATCTTGAATACTTCGATTCAGTCGATGTGCGTGGAATCTCATTACCTACACAAATGGATGAAGGAAAATTATCTCCAAATAATGTTTCAATCGGTAATAACGTAACTGGAGACCCTGCTATAAGACAAGCATTAAGCGTTGGTATTAACAGAGAACAAGTATTTGAAGGCTCATTAAACGGATTCGGTAATGTATCCTACAACGGTGTAGCTAATCAATTAGCATGGGCAAGTGAACCAACATTTAAAGACGGCAATATAGAAGAAGCAAAATCTATTCTTTCAGCTGCCGGATGGAAAGATACTGACGGTGATGGAATAGTTGAAAAAGATGGTCAAAAAGCATCATTCAACATACATTACAGCTCAGCAAAAGAAAGACAGGCAATTGCAGTAGCAGTTGCAGAACAAGCTAAAGAATTCGGTATTGAAATTATTCCACAAGGTGGAAGTTGGGATGATATCGAACGTAACGCATACAGCCAAGGAGTTGTATGGGGATTCGGTTCAGCAGACCCATATGCTATTGCACACCAATATGATTCCAGATTAGCAGGTATGGGATACGACAATCCAGAATATCTTAATGACAGTGCTGTAGATTCATTAGTTGATAAAGCACTCGAATTAGATTTAAATAGCTCATACAGCACATGGTCTCAAGCATCTCAACAAGCTAATACAAATAATCCATATCTTTGGATTGGAACTATGACATACACCTACTTCGTAAGTGATTCATTAAACATATCCAATAGCACACAACTCATTTTCCCTCACGGAGGAGACATATGGGGAAACATCTATGATTGGAATCGTATTAATGAAACAGCAGAAGCTTGA